DNA sequence from the Fuscovulum ytuae genome:
CGCCCGCAAGGATCGTCATGCCGAAGTCGCGCATGAAATGCTCGCTCGGGGCACCGCCTATAAATGCTTCTCGACGCAAGAAGAGATTGCCGCCTTCCGCGCAGAACAAGAGGCGAAGGGTGTCTCCTACGCCGTTTTCCAAAGCCCGTGGCGCGATGCCGATCCCGCCACCCATCCGAAGGGGGTCCACTATGCCATCCGGATGCGCGCGCCCCGCGAGGGTGAAACCATCGTCGAAGATGCCGTTCAGGGAACCGTGCGCTTTCGCAATGACCAGTTGGATGACATGATCGTGCTCCGTTCCGACGGAACCCCAACCTATATGCTCGCCGTCGTGGTGGATGACCACGACATGGGCGTGACCCATGTCATCCGGGGCGACGATCACCTGAACAACGCCGCCCGCCAGCAGATGGTCTATGATGCGATGGGCTGGACGATTCCCGTTTGGGCGCATATCCCGCTGATCCACGGGCCGGATGGCAAAAAACTGTCCAAACGCCACGGCGCCACGGCCGTGGGCGACTATCAGCTTCAGGGCTACCCGGCGGCAGGCATGCGCAATTACCTGTCGCGCCTTGGCTGGGCGCATGGCGATGCGGAATTCTTCACGTCTGCGCAGGCGATGGAATGGTTCGATCTGCCCGGAATCGGCCGCTCGCCCGCCCGGCTCGATTTCAAAAAGCTGGAAAACATCTGCGGTCAACACATCGCTGCCAGCGATGATGCTGCGCTGCTGCATGAAATCGAGGCATTCCTCGCCGCCACAGGCCGCGACGCCTTGACCGCCGCACAACGCGACCTCCTGTCGCGCGCACTTTATTGCGTCAAGGATCGGGCGAAGACTTTCCCCGAACTCCTTGAAAAGGCGCATTTCGCCCTGACATCGCGGCCCATTTCGCCGGATGCTGCGGCAGCCCCGGCGCTTGATACGGTATCCCGTGGTATACTGAAATCGTTGACGCCGCGCCTGCAAACTGCTAGCTGGACGAAAGAGGGTCTAGAGCCGATCCTGACCGAAACTGCCACGGCCCATGGCATCGGATTTGGCAAACTGGCCGCCCCGCTGCGTGCCGCCCTTGCCGGGCGCAGTGTGACACCAAGTGTTTACGACATGATGCTTGTCATTGGTCGTGACGAAACGATTGCGCGGCTTGAGGATGCCGCGGGCTAAGGCCCGATCCTCGCAAGGCCGCATCGCTGCACCACGCCGCGGGATTTCCCACGGCAAGAACGAGGGATGTTGAGAGATGGCCGAAACCAAGAAATCCGCCACGCTGACGCTGGATGGCAAGACCTATGACCTTCCGGTCCACTCGCCCACCCTTGGCCCGGATGTCCTTGATATCCGCAAACTCTATGCCGAGGCGGATGTCTTCACCTTCGACCCCGGCTTCACCTCCACCGCCGCCTGTGAAAGCGCGATCACCTATATCGATGGCGATGCGGGCGAGCTTCTGCATCGCGGCTATCCCATCGAACAACTGGCCGAGAAATCGTCCTATCTCGAAGTCTGCTACCTCCTGCTTTACGGGGAACTGCCGACCGCCGCGCAGCTGGCCGATTTCAAGGGCCGCGTGACCCGCCACACGATGGTGCATGAACAGATGCACTACTTCTTCCGCGGTTTCCGTCGGGACAGCCACCCGATGGCCACCATG
Encoded proteins:
- the gltX gene encoding glutamate--tRNA ligase; its protein translation is MSDASSAARPGQAPVVTRFAPSPTGYLHIGGGRTALFNWLYARGRGGKFLLRIEDTDRERSTPEATAAILQGLRWLGLDWDGEAVSQFARKDRHAEVAHEMLARGTAYKCFSTQEEIAAFRAEQEAKGVSYAVFQSPWRDADPATHPKGVHYAIRMRAPREGETIVEDAVQGTVRFRNDQLDDMIVLRSDGTPTYMLAVVVDDHDMGVTHVIRGDDHLNNAARQQMVYDAMGWTIPVWAHIPLIHGPDGKKLSKRHGATAVGDYQLQGYPAAGMRNYLSRLGWAHGDAEFFTSAQAMEWFDLPGIGRSPARLDFKKLENICGQHIAASDDAALLHEIEAFLAATGRDALTAAQRDLLSRALYCVKDRAKTFPELLEKAHFALTSRPISPDAAAAPALDTVSRGILKSLTPRLQTASWTKEGLEPILTETATAHGIGFGKLAAPLRAALAGRSVTPSVYDMMLVIGRDETIARLEDAAG